The following proteins come from a genomic window of Sphaerisporangium rubeum:
- a CDS encoding alginate O-acetyltransferase AlgX-related protein, whose product MITVRARPASSRADGRRGAVRRTVAPLAAALFFFGPALAFVAGDRPARIENRRLPEFPALSRGWDFFPEAEGWATAHLPLRLYAVRGNAMMSELLFGHAPSHATAGRPDYPRVVEGHDGWLYFGDDVTEACRPRRLVADTIGRLRRLAGIVRGSGRRFVVTVAPDKTTVSPDRLPERFPGRHCLDERKREFWAALKAARLPGYVDLLGPLERTQRDSGMAAYWRTDSHWTERSAGLYGAELARALDPGLSRHSRLVRTGTAVRAGDLGGLLGMPLEETVERWRLDRDGVRRLRQDDHELPVSFRTVHTSGLASLYRPRTLLVGDSFTRNSLPWVLPYFADLTYLRSDAATRVGAGQVARKIAESETVVVEIVERHLVGGRVEMLDDAVLAALERAL is encoded by the coding sequence GTGATCACTGTACGGGCCCGGCCGGCGTCGTCTCGGGCCGATGGCCGCCGCGGCGCGGTACGGCGGACGGTGGCGCCGCTGGCGGCGGCGTTGTTCTTCTTCGGCCCCGCACTTGCCTTCGTCGCGGGTGACCGGCCCGCGCGGATCGAGAACCGGAGGCTGCCGGAGTTCCCGGCGCTGTCGCGGGGCTGGGACTTCTTCCCCGAGGCGGAGGGATGGGCCACCGCTCATCTGCCGCTGCGGCTGTACGCGGTACGCGGGAACGCCATGATGTCGGAGTTGCTGTTCGGGCACGCGCCGTCCCACGCCACGGCGGGCCGGCCTGACTATCCGCGGGTGGTGGAGGGGCACGACGGCTGGCTCTACTTCGGCGACGACGTGACCGAGGCGTGCCGGCCGCGGCGCCTGGTCGCCGACACGATCGGACGTCTGCGCCGTCTGGCCGGGATCGTGCGCGGGTCCGGCCGGCGGTTCGTGGTCACCGTCGCCCCCGACAAGACCACCGTGTCACCGGATCGGCTGCCGGAACGCTTTCCCGGCCGGCACTGTCTCGACGAACGCAAACGTGAGTTCTGGGCCGCGCTGAAAGCCGCGCGCCTGCCCGGCTACGTGGATCTGCTCGGCCCGCTGGAGCGGACGCAACGTGACTCCGGCATGGCGGCGTACTGGCGGACCGACAGCCACTGGACCGAGCGCTCCGCGGGGCTGTACGGCGCCGAGCTGGCCCGTGCGCTCGACCCCGGCCTGTCCCGGCACAGCCGGCTCGTCAGGACCGGCACGGCGGTGCGGGCCGGCGACCTCGGCGGACTGCTGGGGATGCCTCTGGAGGAGACCGTCGAGCGGTGGCGCCTGGACCGGGACGGGGTGCGGCGGCTCAGGCAGGACGACCATGAGCTGCCGGTGTCGTTCCGCACCGTGCACACCTCCGGCCTGGCATCGCTGTACCGGCCGAGGACCCTGCTCGTCGGGGACTCGTTCACCCGCAACTCCCTGCCGTGGGTCCTCCCCTACTTCGCCGACCTGACCTACCTGCGCAGTGACGCCGCCACGAGAGTGGGGGCCGGCCAGGTCGCACGGAAGATCGCGGAGAGCGAGACGGTCGTGGTCGAGATCGTGGAGCGCCACTTGGTCGGGGGCCGCGTCGAGATGCTGGACGACGCCGTGCTCGCGGCGCTCGAACGAGCCTTGTGA
- a CDS encoding cold-shock protein: MATGTVKWFNSEKGFGFIEQDGGGADVFAHYSNIAASGYRELQEGQKVSFDVTQGQKGPQAENIVPA, translated from the coding sequence ATGGCTACAGGCACAGTGAAGTGGTTCAACTCGGAAAAGGGCTTCGGCTTCATCGAGCAGGACGGTGGCGGCGCTGACGTCTTCGCCCACTACTCGAACATCGCCGCCTCGGGTTACCGCGAGCTCCAGGAAGGCCAGAAGGTGAGCTTCGACGTCACCCAGGGCCAGAAGGGCCCGCAGGCGGAGAACATCGTTCCCGCCTGA
- a CDS encoding RICIN domain-containing protein — protein sequence MRTRYLMTAAAVCVAAHIPMPATASADRPPSPSARIGTPMCVDVSNNRGNGILIYQWQCGGTNTNQKFSIENGLIKVADTVGKIPQMCLDSSNARTNGTRVYQWQCLSNANQLWTVKNGVIMLSSTQNTSNQLCLDATNNRGNGTQIYLWQCNPDNTNQKFVIQDGQIALKDTLS from the coding sequence ATGCGCACCCGGTACCTGATGACCGCCGCCGCCGTCTGCGTCGCCGCACACATCCCCATGCCTGCGACGGCCTCCGCCGACCGGCCTCCCAGCCCCTCCGCGCGGATCGGCACACCGATGTGCGTCGACGTCAGCAACAACCGCGGCAACGGCATCCTGATCTACCAGTGGCAGTGCGGCGGCACCAACACCAACCAGAAGTTCTCCATCGAGAACGGCCTCATCAAGGTGGCCGACACCGTCGGCAAGATCCCGCAGATGTGCCTGGACTCCTCCAACGCGCGCACCAACGGCACCCGCGTCTACCAGTGGCAGTGCCTGAGCAACGCCAACCAGCTCTGGACCGTCAAGAACGGCGTGATCATGCTCTCCTCGACCCAGAACACATCCAACCAGCTGTGCCTGGACGCCACCAACAACCGCGGCAACGGCACGCAGATCTACCTGTGGCAGTGCAACCCCGACAACACCAACCAGAAATTCGTCATCCAGGACGGCCAGATCGCCCTCAAGGACACCTTGTCCTGA
- the nhaA gene encoding Na+/H+ antiporter NhaA: MRTFFKTEVGSTSVLLGATVLGLLWANSPWADTYEQFWHLTLGLSFNGNEFSLDLRHWVNDGLMTVFFFVIGLEISREVTVGQLRDRRLIAVPAVAALGGLLVPAGIYLLLNAGGAGAAGWGVPIATDTAFTLGVLAVVGARCPEPLRAFLLTLAIVDDVLAILVIAIFYTDDLSVTALIWAVVLLALIVTLRWLRFWRAPAYVILGLALWLAALISGVHPTLVGIALGALVLVYAPREHQVMLAGEAVQEFTSMPNARLAVQAARTVQQAVSVNERLQLRLHPWSSYVIVPIFALANAGVRMDGPSLSHAAASLVTWGIILGLVFGKLAGITLGTWLPLRLNWGVLPGNLVWGQMLGGAAVSGIGFTVSLFIVDLAFTDPVLRSDAKIGIIVGSLVAAGLGWLIFRMAWDQGGVCAPPRTEPEETLPETLAVPVHEGDHVRGPADAPVTLVEYGDFECPYCGRLHEVLEQLRERHPDLRLVFRHFPLRELHPHAAAAALVAEDAAAQGRFWEMHDTLYANQRHLTDTDLERYARELGVEPWLDVPGHLEHISADEESGRASGVRGTPTIFLNGTRYHGRHNLESLSDAVEALRPVTPAPSHERDA, translated from the coding sequence ATGCGTACCTTTTTCAAGACCGAGGTGGGTAGCACCAGCGTGCTGCTCGGCGCCACCGTGCTCGGGTTGCTGTGGGCCAACTCGCCGTGGGCCGACACGTACGAGCAGTTCTGGCACCTCACGCTCGGGTTGTCGTTCAACGGGAACGAGTTCTCGCTGGACCTGCGGCACTGGGTGAACGACGGGCTGATGACGGTGTTCTTCTTCGTCATCGGGCTGGAGATCTCCCGCGAGGTCACCGTGGGACAGCTGCGGGACCGGCGGCTCATCGCCGTACCCGCGGTGGCGGCACTCGGCGGTCTGCTCGTGCCGGCCGGGATCTACCTGCTGTTGAACGCCGGCGGGGCCGGGGCCGCGGGGTGGGGGGTGCCGATCGCCACCGACACCGCGTTCACGCTCGGTGTGCTGGCCGTCGTCGGAGCGCGGTGTCCCGAGCCGTTGCGCGCGTTCCTGCTGACGCTGGCGATCGTGGACGACGTGCTGGCGATCCTCGTCATCGCGATCTTCTACACCGACGACCTGTCGGTGACGGCGCTGATCTGGGCCGTGGTGCTGCTCGCGCTGATCGTGACGTTGCGGTGGCTGCGGTTCTGGCGAGCACCCGCGTACGTCATCCTCGGTCTCGCCCTGTGGCTGGCGGCACTGATCAGCGGCGTGCACCCCACGTTGGTCGGCATCGCGCTCGGCGCTCTGGTGCTGGTGTACGCGCCGCGTGAGCACCAGGTGATGCTGGCGGGTGAGGCCGTGCAGGAGTTCACCAGCATGCCGAACGCCAGGCTGGCGGTGCAGGCGGCGCGCACGGTACAGCAGGCGGTGTCGGTCAACGAACGCCTGCAGCTGCGGCTGCACCCGTGGAGCAGCTACGTCATCGTGCCGATCTTCGCGCTCGCCAACGCCGGCGTGCGGATGGACGGCCCGTCCCTGAGTCACGCCGCGGCGTCCCTCGTCACCTGGGGCATCATCCTCGGTCTGGTGTTCGGCAAGCTGGCCGGCATCACGCTCGGCACGTGGCTGCCGCTGCGGCTCAACTGGGGTGTGCTGCCGGGAAACCTGGTGTGGGGTCAGATGCTGGGTGGCGCGGCGGTCTCCGGCATCGGGTTCACGGTGTCGCTGTTCATCGTGGACCTGGCTTTCACCGACCCTGTGCTGCGCTCCGATGCCAAGATCGGCATCATCGTGGGTTCACTCGTCGCCGCCGGTCTCGGCTGGCTGATCTTCCGCATGGCGTGGGACCAGGGTGGCGTCTGCGCGCCGCCGCGCACCGAGCCCGAGGAGACGCTCCCCGAGACGCTCGCCGTCCCCGTCCACGAAGGCGACCACGTGCGCGGACCCGCCGACGCGCCGGTGACGCTGGTGGAGTACGGCGACTTCGAGTGCCCCTACTGCGGACGGCTGCACGAGGTGCTGGAACAGCTCCGGGAACGCCACCCCGATCTGCGCCTCGTCTTCCGGCACTTCCCGCTCCGCGAACTGCACCCCCACGCCGCTGCGGCGGCGCTGGTCGCCGAGGACGCCGCCGCTCAGGGCAGGTTCTGGGAGATGCACGACACCCTGTACGCGAACCAGCGCCACCTGACCGACACCGACCTGGAGCGCTACGCGCGCGAACTCGGCGTGGAGCCGTGGCTTGACGTGCCGGGCCATCTGGAGCACATCTCCGCGGACGAGGAGTCCGGCCGCGCGAGCGGAGTCCGCGGCACCCCGACCATCTTCCTGAACGGCACCAGGTACCACGGCCGCCACAACCTGGAGTCCCTGTCCGACGCCGTCGAGGCTCTCCGGCCCGTCACCCCGGCACCGTCGCACGAGCGGGACGCGTAG
- a CDS encoding VOC family protein, producing the protein MTGAPRLTLTSTVLDAPDAGELAAFYQRLLGWQVKDDEGDWVTLRPPGGGTGLSFQTEKAYVPPTWPAGPGDQQMMTHLDIEVDDLETAGAHAVAAGATLASYQPQDDVRVYLDPAGHPFCLWIP; encoded by the coding sequence ATGACCGGCGCTCCCCGCCTCACCCTCACCTCGACCGTGCTCGACGCTCCCGACGCCGGTGAGCTGGCCGCGTTCTACCAGCGGCTTCTCGGCTGGCAGGTCAAGGACGACGAAGGCGACTGGGTCACCCTCCGGCCTCCCGGCGGTGGCACGGGCCTGTCGTTCCAGACCGAGAAGGCCTACGTGCCGCCGACCTGGCCCGCCGGGCCCGGCGACCAGCAGATGATGACCCACCTGGACATCGAGGTCGACGACCTCGAAACGGCCGGTGCGCACGCCGTCGCGGCCGGCGCCACACTGGCGTCCTACCAGCCGCAGGACGACGTCCGGGTCTACCTCGACCCGGCCGGTCATCCCTTCTGCCTCTGGATTCCTTAG
- a CDS encoding GntR family transcriptional regulator — protein MESPVPHEPPIYRRIADRLRQAILAGDLRDGDRLPGENALMSEYGIARATARQALAVLINEGLAVPKRGSGVYVRRFRPIRRHGSRRLSREQWGAGRAIWDSDAGGRPYTVDDLTITLEPAADEAKRVLDCDEVWVRRRRYSVDGRPVQLAASHFPAPLVRDTSIVLPDTGPGGVYARLRDLGHAPAHFTEEVRARMPAPEEAEQLGLPAGTPVIVVCRAAYAAGGTAVELNKMIMDAASYVLQYDFDA, from the coding sequence ATGGAGTCCCCCGTACCACATGAACCCCCGATCTATCGCCGCATCGCGGATCGTCTGCGCCAGGCGATCCTGGCCGGCGATCTGCGGGACGGGGACCGGCTCCCGGGCGAGAACGCGCTCATGTCCGAGTACGGCATCGCACGCGCCACGGCGAGGCAGGCGCTGGCCGTCCTCATCAACGAAGGGCTCGCCGTCCCGAAGCGCGGCTCAGGCGTCTACGTGCGACGGTTCCGGCCCATCCGCCGGCACGGTTCGCGCCGCCTGTCCCGTGAGCAGTGGGGTGCGGGCCGCGCCATCTGGGACTCCGACGCCGGCGGCCGGCCGTACACGGTGGACGACCTCACCATCACGCTGGAGCCCGCGGCGGACGAGGCCAAGCGGGTGCTCGACTGCGACGAGGTCTGGGTGCGCCGCCGCCGGTACTCGGTGGACGGCCGTCCCGTGCAGCTCGCGGCGTCGCACTTCCCCGCGCCGCTGGTCCGCGACACCTCTATCGTGCTGCCGGACACCGGCCCGGGTGGCGTGTACGCGCGGCTGCGCGACCTCGGCCACGCGCCGGCGCACTTCACCGAGGAGGTGCGGGCCCGCATGCCGGCGCCGGAGGAGGCCGAGCAGCTCGGCCTGCCGGCGGGGACACCGGTGATCGTGGTGTGCCGCGCGGCGTACGCGGCCGGCGGCACGGCCGTGGAGCTCAACAAGATGATCATGGATGCGGCGTCCTACGTACTTCAGTACGACTTCGACGCCTGA
- a CDS encoding gamma carbonic anhydrase family protein, which translates to MTSVSEPTVPGTAGPAVPYVAALGAAVPSVHPEAYVAPTAVVVGRVRLGRATSVWYGSVLRGDDEDIDVGEECNIQDLCCLHADPGLPAVLEDRVSLGHRAMVHGAHVETGALVGIGAIVLNGARIGAGSLVAAGCVVPPGKVFPAGVLVAGVPGKIVRELTDADRASFADTPANYMAKAALHRTARPLPGD; encoded by the coding sequence ATGACGAGCGTGTCCGAGCCGACCGTTCCCGGGACCGCCGGGCCCGCCGTGCCGTACGTCGCCGCGCTCGGCGCCGCCGTGCCGTCCGTGCACCCGGAGGCCTACGTGGCACCGACCGCCGTGGTCGTGGGACGGGTGCGGCTCGGCCGCGCCACCAGCGTCTGGTACGGGTCGGTGCTGCGCGGCGACGACGAGGACATCGACGTCGGCGAGGAGTGCAACATCCAGGACCTGTGCTGCCTGCACGCCGACCCGGGGCTGCCCGCCGTGCTGGAGGACCGCGTCAGCCTCGGCCACCGGGCCATGGTGCACGGCGCGCACGTCGAGACCGGCGCTCTGGTCGGCATCGGCGCCATCGTGCTCAACGGCGCGCGCATCGGCGCGGGCTCCCTGGTCGCGGCCGGCTGCGTGGTGCCGCCTGGCAAGGTGTTCCCGGCGGGTGTGCTGGTGGCCGGGGTGCCGGGGAAGATCGTGCGCGAGCTCACCGACGCCGACCGCGCGTCGTTCGCGGACACTCCTGCCAACTACATGGCCAAGGCCGCGCTCCACCGCACGGCGCGGCCCCTGCCTGGCGACTGA